From the Streptomyces sp. NBC_00390 genome, the window GTTCGGCGGAGGTCCACCACCTCAGCCCGGCAACACTGCGCTGCTCCAGTTCGGTCAGTCCGCCGGGCGCGGTCACCGTCTGCGCGGTACGTCCCAGGAAGTACCACTCGTCCTGGTCCCAGCGACGGCCGTCGAAGGGGAACGAGCAGTGCCGGCGCCACAGCACGGGCCCCAGCTCCACCTCTGTGATGCCGGTCTCCTCCGCCAGCTCGCGCAGGGCGGCCTCTTCTCGGGTCTCGTCGCCCTCCAGACCACCGCCGGGAGTGAACCACCAGCTGTCGTCCGGATCGGCGGGCTCGTGCCCGTGCAGCAGCAGAATGCGGTCGTGCGGGTCGAGCAGTACGACCCTCGACACCTTCCTCAGGCCGGCCCCGGAGCCCTCGGCCCCGCCTTCGGCCCGCGCATTCTCAGCCGACACCGGCGAGGGCCTTCTCGCGCCGCCGTCCGCCGAACCTGCCGGCCAGCGGCCCGTAAGCGGCGCCACCCACGATCAGCACGGCTCCCGTCACCACCGCGCCGACCATCAGTTTCACCGGCCCCGGCTGCGAGATCCCGCCCTCCAGCACAGCGAAGCCCTCGGGCCGGTCGAGCATGCCGCGGTTCAGCGGCCAGGCCACGGCGTCCAGCCTGGCATCCACGGCCGAGCGCGGGACGGAACCCTGACCGGGGTCCTGCAGATGCTCCCGGGAATCGATCGAGCCCCTGCGCTCGTCGCCGAGCATGAACAGCTGCCCCTCGGGCACATCGGCGTTGAACTTCTGCGCGGCGGGCCCGGAGTCGTGGAGGTACGGCTCGTCGATCTCCTTGCCGTTCACGGTCAGCCGGCCGCCGTCGCCGCAGCAGGCGACCGTGTCACCGCCGACACCGACCACCCGCTTGACCATGGGCATGTCGCCCCACTGCTTGTCGCGGAACACGACGATGTCCCCGCGCCGGACCTCGGCGCCGTCTATCCGCTCCGCCAGCACCCGTTCCCCCACCTGCACGGTGGGGGACATCGAGTCGGT encodes:
- a CDS encoding NUDIX hydrolase, whose protein sequence is MSAENARAEGGAEGSGAGLRKVSRVVLLDPHDRILLLHGHEPADPDDSWWFTPGGGLEGDETREEAALRELAEETGITEVELGPVLWRRHCSFPFDGRRWDQDEWYFLGRTAQTVTAPGGLTELEQRSVAGLRWWTSAELSAARETVYPTRLAELLRTLLDEGPPSTPVILAPEIV
- the lepB gene encoding signal peptidase I, translated to MSGTGRDDDGHGRLGSVLSGLAVAVGCVLFLGGFVWGALVYQPYTVPTDSMSPTVQVGERVLAERIDGAEVRRGDIVVFRDKQWGDMPMVKRVVGVGGDTVACCGDGGRLTVNGKEIDEPYLHDSGPAAQKFNADVPEGQLFMLGDERRGSIDSREHLQDPGQGSVPRSAVDARLDAVAWPLNRGMLDRPEGFAVLEGGISQPGPVKLMVGAVVTGAVLIVGGAAYGPLAGRFGGRRREKALAGVG